The DNA segment CCGCAGGTGTAAAACTATTAATTATAGATGGTGATTTTTTAATGTAGTAAAGAACCTTTAAACCGTTAACCAGTTTAGATGATGGAGACTGCCATGGTTACAATAGCTGTCTTACTGCGGATATTATCCAATCCGTTGGGTAATGTCTTTCAGAAACAGCTTACGGCAAAAGGAATCCATCCTCTGTTTGTTAATTTCCTGACATATTTCCTGTTATCAGTCTTTTGTATAGTTGCTATTTTCTTTTTTAATCTTCCTGAAGTACCCCGGCAATTCTGGATCTATTCAGTTCTGGCGGGTATGACCGGAGCACTTGGCAACGGCTTCCTCGTTAAAGCAATAAACGATGGAGAACTTTCGGTACTCGGGCCGGTTAATTCCTATAAATCGGTTGTGGGGATTATCGGCGGGATCATACTGCTGGGAGAGATCCCTTCATTATGGGGAATTGCAGGAATTGTGCTTATCATCTACGGAAGCTATTTTGTTCTCGATACCACCGAAGAAAGGTTTTCATTTGCACTCCTGAAAAGAAGCGATATTCAGTTCCGTTTGATAGCAATGATACTAACAGCCATTGAAGCTGTATTTCTGAAGAAAGTAATTATTGCATCATCTTCAACAATAGCATTCCTGAGCTGGTGCTGTTTCGGTGCTCTCTTTTCATTTATTCTTTTGTTTGTTTACCGTCTCGATTTCTTAACAGAAGTGAAGAAAACCAGTCTCAGTGATACTCGGAAATTTGTCCTGCTCATAGCCTGTATCGGCACAATGCAGTTCACTACAAACTTCACTTTCGAACACATGCCTGTTGGTTACTCTTTATCACTCTTTCAGCTCTCCGCAATTGTCAGTGTATTCTTCGGCTACCGGTTCTTCAAAGAACGCGATATCCGCAAAAAGTTACTCGGTTCCTTTATCATGATAATCGGTTCAGTCATAGTTTTCTTTCTAAAGTAATAATCATGACCCGGCACACAGCACCACTTAGCCGTCAAATTTAAGATTTTGAAAAAGGTTAGGTGTAGTTGAATACAAAAGGTACAACTATCTTAATATCAGGATATAGTAAGCTAAATAAACTCTCCCCTCCTTTTGAAGGAGGGGTGGCCGGACTACATTTTAATTTTGATACAAATGCTTATCCCGGCCGGGGTGGTTGATTATTCTATCAGATTACTAATTCCTTTTTTATTAAATATTTTAATTATCTCACCTTTTAAATATTCAGGATCCTGGAATACAAATCTTTTTTCAAACCTTAAAATTGTGAATCCTAAACTCTCGAGATATTTATCCCTGTTTTCATCTTTTTGTATCCGATGATATTCACCATGAGGATTTCCATCCAGCTCAATAATAAGTTTTTCTGACGGACAACAAAAGTCAACAATGTATCTGCCAATACTATACTGTCTTCTGAATTTTCTTCCTGCAAGTTTCTTTGACTTAAGCATAACCCATAGAGCTACCTCAGCTTAAGTTGAGTTGTTCCTGAGAACTGATCTGAATCCTTTCAGGCTTTTTCTGTTGATGAGGTTTTTGTTGATCATGGATTTAAAGGTACGAAAAAACTAATAAAATCAACCACCCCGTCCGGGAAATAATATTTCATAAAAGGCAGATAATCAGTACTCCCGTCCACCCCTCCTTCAAAAGGAGGGGAGACTTTTACTTATTCCCGCATCTTCAATACTAAGCTTAAGTTGAAGCCTATGCATTTCACCCTGCTTAGCATTAGCTAATTTCCTGCCCTTACGCCCTTACGCCTTTACGCCCTTGCGCCTTTACGCCTTTTTATTATATTTGAATATCATTAAAGTTTAACAATGAATAACGATAACCGCCCCTACGTTTGCCCTGCTGAGTTTTCAGGCAGTCTTGATAATCCAATACGACGTTTATTTCATAATCCCCGGAAGATACTGGGGCCATTCATAAACAAAGGAATGACTGTCCTTGACCTGGGATGCGGACCGGGATATTTTACAGGCGAACTGGCAAATCTTGTCGGGGAGGAGGGAAAGGTGATTGCAGCAGATCTGCAGGAGAAAATGCTTGCCAGGATGGCAATTAAGATAAAGGCAATGGGAGTAGAGAATAGAGTGGAGCAGCATAAATGCTCTGCAGATAAAATAGGCCTCATGAAAAAAGTTGATTTTGTTCTCGCCTTCTGGATGGTTCATGAAGTCCCTGATCAGCTGGGAATGTTTTTCGAGCTGCAAAATATTTTGAGTTCAGGCGGGAGAATTCTTGTCATCGAGCCAAAAATCCATGTGCCGTCAGCAGCATTTGCTAAAACAATCGCGTATTCAGAGACAGCTGGTTTTGAAATTATTGAAAGGCCAAAGGTTGTTATAAGCAGATCAGTCCTGTTGTCTGTAAGAAGTAATAAATAAAAAACCAAAGCACTTCGGGCAACGCTGTTCAACACTCCATAATTCAAAAAAGTTTATTATTTTCACTCATCATTACCTCAAAACACTATCCTATGAATACCGGAAATAAAATCCTGCTTGTCATCTGTGGAATTACATTAGCTGCCGGAGTAATAATTTATCTTGAAGCATCAGCATATCAGAAGACTGCTAAACTCACTGTGGGAACTGTTGTAAACAGCGGGATGTCACGTTATGAGATAAAATACACATCTGACGATGGCATTGAAAGAAACAGTCAGAGAACCCAGAGCAGTAAGGGAAGGAAATATCATGATGGTGATAAAGTGAAGGTCTTCTATCAGGTAACTGATCCCGACAAATGCCGCATCACAGACGGAAAGAGAGGGGGGAAGAAAGTTGTATTCTGGGGATTCATCCTGCTACTGTTTAACCTGACTATGATCTATTTAAACAGAAAAAAGGAGACTACGGAAAAATATTTCAAAACGACAGGCAGGAAAGTGGAGGCACAGATTCTGAAAATTGATTTTGACATGGAAATTAATATCAGGAATAAGAATCCATATTTGATCCACTGTAAATGGACCGATCCGATGACAGGCAAGGAATACAGGCATACTATCAGATATATATGGCAGGATCCGGAAACCCTCCTTGCCGGACGTAAAACAATAGATGTCTATATCGATCGGAATGATCCGGAGAAGTATTTTATGGATATTGCTTTTCTGGGAGATACTGCAAAATAGTCTGTACCCTGACCCATGAAAAGGAGAGGGGGAGACTGGGAGAATGGGGGACTCAGGGGCAAAATTACTCCGTGTAAAATCCGTGGCCTCCGTGTCTCCGTGGTAAAAGAAAACTAAAAGACAAACAGCAATACCCTGCACCATGATCACCTTTGAACTGGTAAGTAAAAAACGCAAACCAATCAAACGCTATGCCTTTGGAGGGATAATTAGCGGCTTTTTGATTCTGATTCTTGTCGGATCGACAGGTCGCTGGTTAAATGATACTGTAAGTGTGGCGTTGATGATCCTTGTTGCCTGTCTTTTTGTAGCCTCCCTGTATATTATCAATTACTCGGTTAAGTTCAAGGATGTAATCGGTCAGATCTCTTTTTTTGAGAATTATATCGAGGTGAAATCAGACCAGGAAAAAGAAATAATCTATATCGATAATATCCGCAGCATCCGTTTCAAAATTTCCGGATATGAAGGATTAAACAGCACTACATTTTTTGAATACCTGTTATGGTTCCCTGCATACTTTTCCTATAAAAACGGCATGAACAATTTTGTAAATATCGTCACCAGTGCAGGCACACGGCAATTCGAATTCTACATTCCAGATAAAACCAACTGGCAGAATATCAAAAAACTTGCACAGCATTACCATACCGTCCTTTCCAAAATCCGATAGTCATTCAATAGTCATTCAATTGTCATTCGATCGTAGAACAATCAATGACAACCAATGACGGCGAAGCCAAATGACTACGAATGACAACCGAAGGCTAAATGACGGCGAAGCCAAGTGACACATTCAAAATCTCCGTGTTCCTCCATGCTCTCCGTGTCTCTGTGGTTTTTTACCGCTTTGACTTTTGCCTTTGCGCCTTTGCGCCCTTCCTCCCATCATCTATCTTCTATAATACATATTACATTTTTTCGATTTAATCCGTAATTTTAGGCCAGCTAAAACCCGAAAATGAAAAAAGCCTGGAAAAAAGCTGTTCTGGAAGCACTGGAACGCACAAGGAGTATAAAAAATGAGACTCTGACCGCAAAAGATCTTCAGCACTTACCTGCTATTGTTCAGAAATACATTGAATATACCGGATCAGTGGGGAAAGAAAAAGTAACGAATTTCAGAGCCGTTTTTAAAGGGGGGATAAGATCAAATTCCTCTGAAGAATACATGCCTCTTACATCTGTGCAGTATAATTTCACTGATAGGCCAACACGGCTTTTCTACATCGTTGCAAAGAAGAAAGGTATTCCTGCAAAAGGGATTCACCTGTACCGCGACCAGAAAGCAATTATGCTTGTAAAAATATTCGGACTCTTTACTGTGGTGAATGCCAGCGGCAAGGAAATGGATCAGGGCGAGACAGTGACTCTGTTTAACGACATGTGTTTCATGGCACCTGCTTCACTCATTGACCGGAATATTATATGGAAGGAGATAGACGAAGTAACAGTTGAGGCAAAATTCACTAATGGTAATATTACTATCGGTGCTACATTGTATTTTAACGGCAAAGGGGAACTTGTTGACTTTCTTAGCAACGACAGATTTGAGACGACAGATGGCAAGACATACAAAAACTATCCCTGGCTCACACCCGTTACAGGCTATAGTGATGTAAACGGATTCAGGCTGCCCTCGGGTGCCAGACTGATCTATAAACATCCCGATGAAGAGTTATGCTACGGCGAGTTCAACCT comes from the Bacteroidales bacterium genome and includes:
- a CDS encoding EamA family transporter, yielding MMETAMVTIAVLLRILSNPLGNVFQKQLTAKGIHPLFVNFLTYFLLSVFCIVAIFFFNLPEVPRQFWIYSVLAGMTGALGNGFLVKAINDGELSVLGPVNSYKSVVGIIGGIILLGEIPSLWGIAGIVLIIYGSYFVLDTTEERFSFALLKRSDIQFRLIAMILTAIEAVFLKKVIIASSSTIAFLSWCCFGALFSFILLFVYRLDFLTEVKKTSLSDTRKFVLLIACIGTMQFTTNFTFEHMPVGYSLSLFQLSAIVSVFFGYRFFKERDIRKKLLGSFIMIIGSVIVFFLK
- a CDS encoding DUF3592 domain-containing protein produces the protein MNTGNKILLVICGITLAAGVIIYLEASAYQKTAKLTVGTVVNSGMSRYEIKYTSDDGIERNSQRTQSSKGRKYHDGDKVKVFYQVTDPDKCRITDGKRGGKKVVFWGFILLLFNLTMIYLNRKKETTEKYFKTTGRKVEAQILKIDFDMEINIRNKNPYLIHCKWTDPMTGKEYRHTIRYIWQDPETLLAGRKTIDVYIDRNDPEKYFMDIAFLGDTAK
- a CDS encoding class I SAM-dependent methyltransferase, giving the protein MNNDNRPYVCPAEFSGSLDNPIRRLFHNPRKILGPFINKGMTVLDLGCGPGYFTGELANLVGEEGKVIAADLQEKMLARMAIKIKAMGVENRVEQHKCSADKIGLMKKVDFVLAFWMVHEVPDQLGMFFELQNILSSGGRILVIEPKIHVPSAAFAKTIAYSETAGFEIIERPKVVISRSVLLSVRSNK